In Oryzias melastigma strain HK-1 linkage group LG14, ASM292280v2, whole genome shotgun sequence, the DNA window ttattcatagacGTCTGCACTTCTAGACCAGCAGGTCCACATATGTATGTGTATTGCCATAAACTTcttaaaggcttttattttgacgtgTCCTCTGCTCATCCTGCTGGCTTTTCCCGCTCCAGTCTCTCGACAGGACCACCGTCAGAATGGCAGACGCTGAGAACCAGTTCATGGAGACCTCTGAGCAGAACGGCAACGAGGGTGAGGAGGACCAGAACGGAGCGGAGCAGGAGGCGATGGGAGGAGACGAGAGCCAGGACAGCGGCACGGACGGAGGCAAGATTGATGCGAGTAAAGGAGAAGACGATGCTGGGTGAGTGGCAGCTTGTTCTGCCGTTTAATGGAGATGTCAGAGGCTCACACCAGCGACCTTCATGTTGCAGCAAAATGTTTGTCGGCGGCCTCAGCTGGGACACAAGTAAAAAGGACCTGAAGGATTACTTCAGCAAGTTTGGCGAGGTGTCAGACTGCACCATCAAGATGGACTCCAACACAGGCCGGTCCCGCGGCTTCGGGTTCGTGCTCTTCAGAGACTCCTCCAGCGTGGACAAGGTGAGCTGCTGCGACAGATATTTGGACGTGGTGGGAGGGGTGTCGGCACACGGGTAACATCTGGTGTTTCTGCAGGTGCTGGAGCAGAAAGAACACAGACTAGACGGACGTCAGATTGACCCCAAGAGGGCGATGGCCATGAAGAAAGAGGCTGTCAGGAAGATCTTCGTAGGCGGGTTGAATCCTGAGGCCACGGAAGAAGCGATCAGGGAATATTTTGGCGCCTTTGGAGAGGTCAGTGCTCCGCAGCGGAAGACTGTTTTTGTCGTCCTTGCAGATCTTTTAACAGTGTCCTCTTTAGATTGAAACCATCGAGCTCCCCATTGATCCCAAATCAAAGAAGAGGAGGGGGTTCATCTTCATCACGTACAAAGACGAAGCCAGCGTTAAGAAGTGTCTGGAGAAGAAATACCACACGATTGAAGGGGGGCGGGTACGTCCACACCTGAAAATTCCCGTAAATCGCTGCTTCTGTGTGGACCGACCCTCTGCTTGTTCCTCAGTGTGAGCTGAAGATCGCCCAGCCGAAGGAGGTgtaccagcagcagcagtacGGAGCCGGGCGCGGAGGCTACGGCGGCCGGGGAGGCCGGGGGCGTGGGGGTCAGGGCCAGGGCTGGAACCAGGGCTACGGGAACTACTGGAACCAGGGCTACGGTAACCAAGGTTACGGATACAGCGGCTATGGCAACTATGGCAACTATGACTACTCCTCCGGTTACTATGGATACGGCCCTGGATACGACTACAGTAAGCGCACACCGCCTCATCCTCTAGTCCAAGATGTTAAGATGACAATAACTGGTTTGTGCTCCTCAGGCCAGGGCAGCGCCAGCTACGGCAAGACCCCACGGCGGGGGGCTCACCA includes these proteins:
- the LOC112142831 gene encoding heterogeneous nuclear ribonucleoprotein A/B isoform X1, with amino-acid sequence MCLVCVWRAEGSALASKTSRSTYSLDRTTVRMADAENQFMETSEQNGNEGEEDQNGAEQEAMGGDESQDSGTDGGKIDASKGEDDAGKMFVGGLSWDTSKKDLKDYFSKFGEVSDCTIKMDSNTGRSRGFGFVLFRDSSSVDKVLEQKEHRLDGRQIDPKRAMAMKKEAVRKIFVGGLNPEATEEAIREYFGAFGEIETIELPIDPKSKKRRGFIFITYKDEASVKKCLEKKYHTIEGGRCELKIAQPKEVYQQQQYGAGRGGYGGRGGRGRGGQGQGWNQGYGNYWNQGYGNQGYGYSGYGNYGNYDYSSGYYGYGPGYDYSQGSASYGKTPRRGAHQTSYKPY
- the LOC112142831 gene encoding heterogeneous nuclear ribonucleoprotein A/B isoform X2 — protein: MADAENQFMETSEQNGNEGEEDQNGAEQEAMGGDESQDSGTDGGKIDASKGEDDAGKMFVGGLSWDTSKKDLKDYFSKFGEVSDCTIKMDSNTGRSRGFGFVLFRDSSSVDKVLEQKEHRLDGRQIDPKRAMAMKKEAVRKIFVGGLNPEATEEAIREYFGAFGEIETIELPIDPKSKKRRGFIFITYKDEASVKKCLEKKYHTIEGGRCELKIAQPKEVYQQQQYGAGRGGYGGRGGRGRGGQGQGWNQGYGNYWNQGYGNQGYGYSGYGNYGNYDYSSGYYGYGPGYDYSQGSASYGKTPRRGAHQTSYKPY